A part of Cannabis sativa cultivar Pink pepper isolate KNU-18-1 chromosome 6, ASM2916894v1, whole genome shotgun sequence genomic DNA contains:
- the LOC115720095 gene encoding uncharacterized protein LOC115720095 has product MKILGCHALLALGQDNKIGGIYFTMCVLVICKTKTPHWFMCDIDMLASKAFIWDSLKTPRGKDVKDFRVRAASEMLRTLDDLLQVDMALELGEKFNFASLPLDYARRVPQQDNGVDCGVYVMKFMEHFFNRGNVAEIDVEHVTSQDRFNIMMNLIQHPKNECKATVLADVAEMYSVNNVLDVPPSTPMFMP; this is encoded by the exons ATGAAAATCTTGGGTTGTCATGCTCTGCTAGCACTTGGGCAAGACAACAAAATTGGAGGGATCTATTTTACG ATGTGTGTCCTGGTCATATGCAAAACTAAAACTCCCCACTGGTTCATGTGTGACATAGACATGTTGGCGAGTAAGGCATTCATTTGGGACAGCCTGAAAACACCACGCGGGAAGGATGTGAAAGATTTCCGTGTACGAGCTGCTTCTGAAATG TTAAGAACACTTGATGATCTTCTCCAAGTGGATATGGCTCTGGAATTAGGAGAGAAATTTAACTTTGCATCACTTCCCCTAGATTACGCAAGACGAGTGCCGCAGCAAGATAATGGGGTAGATTGTGGAGTATATGTAATGAAATTCATGGAACATTTCTTCAATAGAGGCAATGTTGCTGAAATTGATGTTGAG CATGTAACCAGTCAAGACAGGTTTAATATCATGATGAATCTAATTCAGCATCCAAAAAATGAGTGTAAGGCTACTGTTTTGGCAGATGTTGCTGAGATGTATTCAGTTAACAATGTCTTAGATGTTCCCCCATCTACTCCT ATGTTTATGCCTTGA